ATTCGATCTTTTTCTTTAATAAATTCAATAAATATTTAATAATTTTATTTTCATAAATGTCAACACTTTCTACTTTCATTTGACCTTTGAATTTATTTTTAAATGGATACATCTTCTTTTCTACTAAAATTTTTGGACTTATTGCTTTCTTTGGATCATATTTAATCTTTGCAGGTATTGCCTTTAAAGACGCTGCAGGATTAGCATTTATTTTTTCTAATACCTTTTTCATATCATCCAAGGTTTTTCCTATTTCCACTAAATTTTGTACCCCTTTACCTGCTAAAAAAACTTTTGACTTATTATCCTCTATCAAATGCTCATTTATTTGTATTAAATCATTTATCATTTCCAAGTAATCGCCATAACTCAAAGAGGAAGGCAAAACATATATAGGAGGTGAAACATAAATCCTTTCCCCATTTTCAAAAACTCCCACATAAAAAACTCCAGATGCATTGCTTCCAACATCTGGGTCATTATTATCATTACTATCATAAAATATCTTAATTCCTTTACCAGATATTGATGTTAATTTATTAATAGGTTCTTTTTCTGAATCAAGAATATACACTTCATAATCTTTGTCGCTTAAATCTACAATACTAAATCCTAATCTATACCTCTTACTATTAACCCTATAATGGGTATAGGTTACCCAAAATTCTTTATTATCTTCCCCTAATATCGTCCCTTTTTTATAATTTCCCTTATCCAAAAATTCAATCCTTTTTAAATTTTTATCAACATTCATCATAAAACTTATTAACTTCATCTAATTACCTCCAGAAGGTAAGTATATACTCTGTTTCTGCAAATTCCTTCATCTCATCAAAAATAACTTTTGATACTTTAGTTTTTTCCAACAATTTAGATATTTCATCGATTATTTGTTCATTTCTTTCATTAATACTTATATTTATTTTAGGTAAAATCATGCTTGAAATTATATAATCTAACAAATCATCTCTGTCAATATAATCATTTCCTAAAATTTGTTTTACTTGATTATCAAATCTATTATTTAAATAAACCCTCATTTTTTTAAATATTAATTTTATTTCCTCCAACTCTTCTTTTATTTCGTCCAAAATATCTTTAGATTCCATTTTAAAATCTGATTCTTTTAAATATAACCGTTTTTGATAATTTTCCTTTTCTAATTCAGAAAATTTAGAAACTAAATTCTCATCATATTCCTTAACTTCTATAACAAAACTTCTATCTATAACCTTAGGGCTTAAACTCTTTGTAGTCTCATCCTTATTCACAGTTCCAACAAATCTTATATTATCAGGTATTTCCACTTGAGCCTTATATTTTTTTAACAAATTATATCTTCTTTTAAGAGCTAAAAATTCATTGAATTCTTCATTTGAAAGTTCTTCCTTTAAAGATTCCTTATTTTCATATTTTAAATATTTTTCCCATTTCATATTTAACTCTTTCAAATTCTCATCATAAATCTTTTTACTATATAAATCCAATATTTTATCTGATTGAATTTTACTTAAAAATTCAGAAAAATAATACTCAACATGAGATAAATTCATTTCATCTAAACATAATATATACAATCTATCCTGATTTTCCTTAGCTTCAATAATAGCATCTAAAAAAGGTGTTGGAACATAAACATTTTCTATTGGATTATAAAACCCTAATAAATCCTGATTATCAGTCCAATTAGGCTGAACAGATATTATCTTATGTTTTGCAGAAATTGCTTCTGAAAATCCTCTAACTAAACTTGTTTTACCAGTTCCGGGCTCACCACTTAAAATTATTATTTGATTAGTATGAAGAGCCAAAAAGAAACGTTTTAAAATATGATCATCATAATACAATCCTTTATTTAACGCTAAATATTTTTGTATATAATCAATTTGCTCTTTTTTATCTTTAATATCTATATATTCTTCTTTAATAATCTCCTCTTTTTTTTCATTAACATTATCCTCATTCAAAATACCCAACTCAATATATTTATTTCTTAAAATTTCAAGCTCTTTAATTTCAAATTCTTTTTCACTAACTATATTTTCAAGTTCTTTTAATCTTTCTTCTTGGGTCTGAATCTTATTTTTTATTTCTTTCAAATAATTATCTATATTTTTATTTACCAACAATATTCTCTCATTAATAATAGAATTTATTTTATTTCCAAAATCTTTCTCTCTTATTTGCTCTAGAAATTCTATTAAGTTCACTGCGCTAAAAATTTCTTTTTCTTTAACGTTATTATCTATATTATCCAAAATCTCCATAATATTTGTAACCTTATAAACTGTCTTACTTTTTGCAATTATAAGTTTATTTTTATCTTCATGTTGAGAAAAAGGAATTGTAAATTTAAAAATTACTTCATCTCCAACCTTCAAATTTCTCTTTAATAAAAAACTATCTACATTTTCACACAAACAAATCGTATTTCTTAAAATCTCATTATTGAAAGGATTAATAATAATATCATTTTCTATATTTCTCAAATTAGTTATCAAAAAATATTTTTCACTACTTGCAAGTTGGATAGTTCCTTTTAATATGCTATTATTAGTACCAAACTTTTCATTTAAAAAATTAATCTTATCCTTTTTTGCCCAATTTTTATAATCTTCATATTCCACAATCTCTTCAAACATCACTTCATTTTCCATAATCATCTACCTCCAAAAACAAAGAATTATCTTATTTATTTTCTTTATACATATTTCTATACAAACACCGCATATATTCTACCATCTTATTCAATAAAAAATTCATCTATCTTAAGAGTTAATTATCCCTTTACTCTGAATTAATCAATGATATGCTAAATTAAAGAAATAATTCACAATTATTGATTGAAAAATTACATGAGGATTTTGTGGAACGAGATAAAGTATGTAGAGGTTTAGGAGATTATAATGAGTTGGTGGATTAGGAGAGGGACTTAAAAAAATGGCTACAATTTTTGATTATGAAAATTCTAACAACTAATGAACATTTTCACAATTTAACTTTAATAATTCCCACAGACTAAGCTGTGGGAGGATTGATGGTATTTATAATTATATATTTCATATATCTATTTTTATAATAATCTCAGACCTCATGGTTCTTTGAAATATTCTACTCTTGATTTTATGTTTAATCTTTTTACTACAAATTTAAATAATAATAATTCAATTAATTTCAATGATTTTTTTATCACTGTGAAAAAATGACTTTTTCCTATCTTTTCTCCAATATCCGGGGGTCAGACCGAAAAAGAATTTATGATTTATTTTAATCTATACATTTATTTTCTAATATTATTATTTTTAAATTATCTTCAGTATCTACTATGCAAATTCGATATTTTTTTATTAATTCGCAAAATTTAGATAATTCTTTCCTAGTTAATGGTTCATTAAAATAATATGTTTCTTCACTTGTTTCTAAACACCAAAATTTTATATTTGGATCTTCTTTATTTATACATCTTTTATATATACCACATAATATATCATCAAAAATAGTTTCATGTGTAAAATCATTTTTTATAAAAGCTGGTTCTGATTCTATTTTTTTTAAGATACTTTTATATTTATGATCCATGCTCATACCTCCATTTCATTTTTTTATTTTTCGGCATTCCATTTTTATCTTAAATCAAAAAAATTTGCTCTACTATATCAAACTTATTTGTATAGGAAATTCAATATATGAAATAATCAAATTTAACAAATCATCTGAAAAATTTTTGTTTAAAAAATTAATAATTTCATCATTTTTATTCTTATCAGTTGCTTTAAAATGAGCTAATAGATGTAAAAATATGGATAAAAACCGTTGTATTTTACTTTCAGAAACGTCATTTATCTTCCAATCATCTATTTCAATTTTCAAATAATAAAACAATAATATTTCAAAAATATCTAATCTTTTTTTAATCAAAAAAATAGAATTTTTAATTTTTATACAGGTTAAATCTGATTGAACATAAAAATCAACTTTCTTATTTCCTTCTATAATAATTGACATAAACATTTCATTTGAGCAATTTATAATATCTCCATTATAATAATTGTAATAATTATTTAAAAAATTATCGAATTCATTTATAATTTCTATTTTCTTAATGGTTATATGCTCATTTTTAATACCCATTCTATCATCTCACTTTTATTCTCTAAACTATAGAATGTTTAAGATTAACTATTGAAGATTTTATTTAGTTGGTATTAATCTACCAACTCAACACTTAAACCAGAGTTTGGACCAGTTGGGACCATTTCTTGCAGACATTCAAAATTATTATCTCTTAAACAACTCAAAAGTTTTTGAGGATCAGTAATAAACTCTCCAATTTTTGCATTAGATTCATTCCTTGGCTTTTTAACCTCTTTGGCTCTATAAATTCTTAATTTTTTACCTTCTTCTAAAGCTCTTATACAAATCGCTCTTATATAAAATTTATTAAACTCTCCTTCTGCTAAAATTATATTTGCATTACGTGGGATTTTAACAGATTTGTTTTTTCTTAATTCTTTTTCATTAAACATATCTTTTAAGCTATTAGCTAATGTCTGCTCATTTCCAGATTCAATAGCTTCTCTTAATAAATTTGGATACTCTTTTTTTCCATCTCCATTTAACCTTTCACTTATATACAACGTTCTTTTATCAATATCCATCTCTAACTCTTCCAACATAATTCTTCTTGTTTTTTCATCTAAATTTCTAAAAAAAAACAATCCAACCACCCCCGATTATATTTATTTGATTGCATTAAAAATGCACCTAATATTACTATCCTCATAGATTTACTATAGTTAATAAAGTTGTAAACTTATATTCTTTCTGGAAATATAACTATATTGTTTTATCTAAAAATTTAACCTAATATTCCTTATTTATACATTTAGACTACAAAAATTATACAAAGTTCAAATATTTATGTAAAAAATTAACCTGATTTATATAATATCTAAAATATATTTATTCTCTAAAACTAAATTTTTCTATAATAAAATATTAGCACCTTAAATAAAGAAATTATTCACAAATATTGATTGGAAAATTATATGAAGATTTTGTGGAATAAGATAGAGTATGGAGAGGTTTAGGAGATTATAATGGGTTGGTGGATTAGGAGGCGGACTTTAAAGAAATGACTACAACTTCTGATCATGAAAGTTCTAATAACTAAAGAACATTTTCACAAATCAAATTCAGATAACCCCACAGCAGAAGCTGTGGGAGGATTGATGGGGCAATTGATTTTACTTCAAATTATGTTTGAGTTTTTTGTAGAGATTGATAGCGACAATGATTTCTAAAGATCCAAAGATTAAAACTCTAGAAGTTTGTATATGGCATAGAATACCTTTATATTTTAAGATTTTTTTAGTAAAATTTCCTTTGCTAAATTATATCCCCAAATTATTTCTTTATAGTGATATCCAATAATTAGCAAAAACATTATAAAATCTATGCCAAAATTATTATAAACAACTGCTAATGATGCCATAATTACCATCAATAATATCGAAATAAAATGTTTTTTTATAGCCATTTTTTCCCATATTAAGTTTGAAATTATAGTTCTCATCCAGAAAAATATTATATAAGAAAGACCTGTAGAAATTGATGCACCAAGCGCTCCGTATTTTGGAACCAATAAAAAATTACCAATTATATTAGCTCCACCGGCAACTGTTGTTATTAATATATTATAATAGGTTTTTCTTGTAAAACCTATTCCTATTTGAGTTGTTTCTGATAATGTATTCATAATTGGATAAAAAAGTAAAAATGGAATTATTATTGTTGCATCTTTATACTCGGGAGATAAAAGTAATACTATATAATTTCTAAGCAAAACTACTAAAGCAAATAAAATAGTTAAAATACTATTTAATTTATTACTAACTTCTTCATATTTTTTTATTTTTACTTTATTTTCATACCATCTATATGCTGTTGGAGGCCAAAACGAAAGAAAAGCTGTTTGAATAATAATAATCATCCCTACTATTTTAAAAGCTGCTGAATACAATCCAATTGAATAAAAATCAGCCCATATTCTAAGAGCTATTTTATCCATTGAATTTAATAACCATAATATTATTGAAGATGGAATAATTGGCAATCCAAATTTCATAAGTTGTTTAATTAATTCTTTGTCAAATTTAAATTGATAAAACCAATAATTATAATTAATAAAAGTAGTTATAGTAGCTGTAAGAATTAATGTCAAAAATTGTGCTTGGATAATCCCTTTAAAATTCCTATTAAAAAATAACAGAATTACAATCGTTAAAATTAATCCAATAATTTTATTAAGTAACTGAATAAACGAAAATAATTTGGCTTTTTCTTTCATTCTTATAATTAAATTATTGAATCTATTAAATATAGAGAAAGGTAATGAAAATGCTAATATTTTTATTATATATTCTTCTACAGAACCAAATAATAATTTTGAAATAGGTTCATAAAAGTATAAATATGTTATCATAACTATGATAGAAAAAGAAAATGGAATAATAAAACTATTCCATAACAAATTCTTCTTATCTTTTTCTACATTAAATTCTCTTACAAATGCCTGATCAAAACCTAAATATATAAATAGTGAAGATATCCCTAACGCCATAGAATACATAGAAGCTTTCCCTAATTGAGTCGGATCAATTAACCATGTTTGGAGGGGAACATTGATAAAACCTAATAATGCAGCTCCAATTGGTCCAATTGAAAATGCACCTAATCTTTTTAAAAATTCTCTACTTGTTTCCATACATTCATACCTCTATTTCAAAAATTTATATTTGCATATAATTTATCCCATTTTATAAATATGCAATAATTTGTTTAAAACTTGCTCTTTATTAAAATTATTTCTTATATATACGCTATTTAAATTTTTTAAACACCAATCGATTCCTTTTGCTAAATCAACAGAATCTTTATATTTTGCTAAATATCCATTTTGTTTATGAATTATCATATCTGACATTCCTCCAATATTAAAAGCAACAACTGGCGTTCCACAATGTAAACTTTCAAGTACAGTATTAGGTAAATTATCTTCTAATGATGGAGCTACAAAAACATCTGATGCATTGTATAATAATGAAAGTGTATATTCATCGTATACTTTCCCCATAAACTTTATTTTAAACGGTAATTCTTCTATATCTTTAGAATGACTTGTACCAAAAACTAATAATTCTAGTTTTTCTTTAATTTTAGGATTTTTTTCATTCAATAAAGTAATAGCTTCTTTTAAATATTTCCAACCTTTTCTTGGATCACTTGTAGAATTCATTGCTCCAAAACTAATATATTTTCTATTTTTATCTAAATTTAATACCTCTCTTGCAAAACTTTTATCAATAGGTTTAAAAATTTTATTATCTAAAACATTTGGAACTACATAAATATTTTTTTCTTTGAACAAAGAGCTTTTTTTAGCACACTCACCTAACCAATTACTACAAGTTATTACCGTAATGTCTAAATCTTTTAATATTTTATTTTTTTCATTCCAAATTTTTCTTGTTATATCATTTTCATTATTTGTTTTAAGAATTGGACAATTACCACACTTTTCTTCGTATTTTCTACAAGATGAACTATAATGACACCCTCCTGTAAAAGGCCACATATCATGAAATGTCCATACTATCTTTTTATTTAACATTTTTAATTTTTTTAATGTTTTTACAGAAATATAATTCGCATTAATCCAATGTAAATGAATAACATTTGCATCTAAAATATATGGATGTTTTGTTATATCTATACCAAATTTTCCACTAGAAAATAATATAGGATTCTCTCTATTTTTAAACTTATTCCAAATAACTTTTTCATTCAATTTTCTAATATTAGAAAAAAAGTATTTTTCCATATAATTATTTTTAGCTACATCTATATATAATTCATCTGTTTTTTTAGACATAACTAACATCTTTGACTCTATTCCACGTTCTAATAAAGCCTTATGCAATCTATATGCAGCTTTCGCTGCTCCTCCTTCAACATCTGAAGTACTCACATGAACAATTTTCATATTATCCCTCTCTCAATAATTTATTAAGTTCTTCTATATAAATATCTAATTTTTTAAGCAACTTTTCTAAATTTAATTTGTTTTGTTCATTTTCATTTATAATAAATTTATCTATATTAATACTTTCATTGTTGATTTGCTGTAAGTTTATATATCTATTATTATAAAAATCATTCTCATCAATTTCATTTATAAATCCTGAAATTTTTCCTTTTTGGGGTTCAGTATAATCTAAAATATAATTTTTTCCACTTAATATAGTTTGTAATACCACAGAATGAAATCTCATACCTATATTAAAAAAAGCATTCCTAAAAAGCTCCATAGTTTCTTCTAAAGTTAGGATTTCATTTTGAATTTCAACATTATCCAATCCAAAATTCTTTAATTTTATTTTATTGAGAAATTTTCTATCATCATTTCCTATAAAATAATAATGCATTGGAACCAAAAGGATACGAAAATCATTAAATTTTTCAGATAAATCCTTAATAAATGTAATCAATGTTTTATTTACTTTATTTTTAATTTCATTCTGTGAGTATTCTGAAGGAAAATCCCTCAAATTCACAATTATATAATTTTTTGGATTATTAAATACCTTATTTTTTCTTTTATATTCCAAAACAAGCTTTGTAGCAGGATCAAGTGAAGTTTTTATTTTATCTTTTTTAATAGTTATTCCCAATTCATTTGAAATATTTAAAATATTTTGTTTAGATTTTTCATCCCTTAAAATAATAATATCTGAATTTTTTATTATTTTTATAGCTAATTTTTTATATTCAGTAGAAAACAACGGACCTATTCCACAACCTAATATCCCAGTTTTTTTTTTAATTTTTTTTGCATATTTAAAAGCATAATTTATCATATATAATGGACCTATATGCATAATAGGTCCTCCACCCATGAAAACATAATCAGAATTATTTATAGCCTTTTTTAATTCTTTTTTATTTTTAGAATTAAACATTTTTATTTTTAAATTTTTACCTAAAATATATTTATACAAACTTTTATCTTCAAATAACATTCTTTCAGAATAATCTGGATACAAAGAACCTAAATTTATTTCAAAATCTCCAAAGACTTCTTTAAAAAAAGAAAACAATCCTGCAAGAATTGCTCTATCTCCAAGTGTTTC
This is a stretch of genomic DNA from Marinitoga piezophila KA3. It encodes these proteins:
- a CDS encoding glycosyltransferase family 4 protein — encoded protein: MKIVHVSTSDVEGGAAKAAYRLHKALLERGIESKMLVMSKKTDELYIDVAKNNYMEKYFFSNIRKLNEKVIWNKFKNRENPILFSSGKFGIDITKHPYILDANVIHLHWINANYISVKTLKKLKMLNKKIVWTFHDMWPFTGGCHYSSSCRKYEEKCGNCPILKTNNENDITRKIWNEKNKILKDLDITVITCSNWLGECAKKSSLFKEKNIYVVPNVLDNKIFKPIDKSFAREVLNLDKNRKYISFGAMNSTSDPRKGWKYLKEAITLLNEKNPKIKEKLELLVFGTSHSKDIEELPFKIKFMGKVYDEYTLSLLYNASDVFVAPSLEDNLPNTVLESLHCGTPVVAFNIGGMSDMIIHKQNGYLAKYKDSVDLAKGIDWCLKNLNSVYIRNNFNKEQVLNKLLHIYKMG
- a CDS encoding lipopolysaccharide biosynthesis protein; the protein is METSREFLKRLGAFSIGPIGAALLGFINVPLQTWLIDPTQLGKASMYSMALGISSLFIYLGFDQAFVREFNVEKDKKNLLWNSFIIPFSFSIIVMITYLYFYEPISKLLFGSVEEYIIKILAFSLPFSIFNRFNNLIIRMKEKAKLFSFIQLLNKIIGLILTIVILLFFNRNFKGIIQAQFLTLILTATITTFINYNYWFYQFKFDKELIKQLMKFGLPIIPSSIILWLLNSMDKIALRIWADFYSIGLYSAAFKIVGMIIIIQTAFLSFWPPTAYRWYENKVKIKKYEEVSNKLNSILTILFALVVLLRNYIVLLLSPEYKDATIIIPFLLFYPIMNTLSETTQIGIGFTRKTYYNILITTVAGGANIIGNFLLVPKYGALGASISTGLSYIIFFWMRTIISNLIWEKMAIKKHFISILLMVIMASLAVVYNNFGIDFIMFLLIIGYHYKEIIWGYNLAKEILLKKS
- a CDS encoding polysaccharide pyruvyl transferase family protein, with the protein product MKKICIIGWYGTETLGDRAILAGLFSFFKEVFGDFEINLGSLYPDYSERMLFEDKSLYKYILGKNLKIKMFNSKNKKELKKAINNSDYVFMGGGPIMHIGPLYMINYAFKYAKKIKKKTGILGCGIGPLFSTEYKKLAIKIIKNSDIIILRDEKSKQNILNISNELGITIKKDKIKTSLDPATKLVLEYKRKNKVFNNPKNYIIVNLRDFPSEYSQNEIKNKVNKTLITFIKDLSEKFNDFRILLVPMHYYFIGNDDRKFLNKIKLKNFGLDNVEIQNEILTLEETMELFRNAFFNIGMRFHSVVLQTILSGKNYILDYTEPQKGKISGFINEIDENDFYNNRYINLQQINNESINIDKFIINENEQNKLNLEKLLKKLDIYIEELNKLLREG
- a CDS encoding McrB family protein, which codes for MENEVMFEEIVEYEDYKNWAKKDKINFLNEKFGTNNSILKGTIQLASSEKYFLITNLRNIENDIIINPFNNEILRNTICLCENVDSFLLKRNLKVGDEVIFKFTIPFSQHEDKNKLIIAKSKTVYKVTNIMEILDNIDNNVKEKEIFSAVNLIEFLEQIREKDFGNKINSIINERILLVNKNIDNYLKEIKNKIQTQEERLKELENIVSEKEFEIKELEILRNKYIELGILNEDNVNEKKEEIIKEEYIDIKDKKEQIDYIQKYLALNKGLYYDDHILKRFFLALHTNQIIILSGEPGTGKTSLVRGFSEAISAKHKIISVQPNWTDNQDLLGFYNPIENVYVPTPFLDAIIEAKENQDRLYILCLDEMNLSHVEYYFSEFLSKIQSDKILDLYSKKIYDENLKELNMKWEKYLKYENKESLKEELSNEEFNEFLALKRRYNLLKKYKAQVEIPDNIRFVGTVNKDETTKSLSPKVIDRSFVIEVKEYDENLVSKFSELEKENYQKRLYLKESDFKMESKDILDEIKEELEEIKLIFKKMRVYLNNRFDNQVKQILGNDYIDRDDLLDYIISSMILPKINISINERNEQIIDEISKLLEKTKVSKVIFDEMKEFAETEYILTFWR